One window of Candidatus Margulisiibacteriota bacterium genomic DNA carries:
- a CDS encoding AAA family ATPase yields MLNKNAIYILKGKDCTNKIRSIHRLTNGMYEVCFLTNSRKFTYSPANVQIRQKKQSVNTQDCLVLIAGKVQSGVRQIDDYDDYSKLLYKTGFEKLVKKHLLKLVHSCLSNTGAKTKFDYFKSIARAISLDTEEGKNILGSYYERISFIREDTLLANFLIGEIPDNEYRNERQNIFPFGFNESQKLATENAMNHRLSVIEGPPGTGKTQTILNLIANIIKNEKTVAVVSSNNSATDNIYEKLQTQGVDCLAARLGSMKNKQAFVHGQCVPPEEKLRSWKLEYCNMQKIDDELNRLAHEIDAVLAKKNQLALLQTELDSILTESKHFLIYCKDNYLNMKIPTFRKPAGPGKLLDLWYKAGKKKSALSLFDKIGAYFFCGIKINSFYKQNLSTIIAALQKSYYKAKIDELEQTIENLENGLLSNNVDEKISRHADLSMKIFRAYIAKKYLEKPRKSNYALDDLWKNSEKFIEDYPVVLSTTYSLRSNLSNNYVYDYAIVDEASQVDLATFVLVLSCAKNAVVVGDKKQLPNVLDAEAKLKDRKIFSQFNLSEKYMFSKHSALSAITDLFGDQIPSQLLREHYRCHPKIIGFCNKMFYDNQLIILTPEIKDTQPPLKIYTTVKGNHARENHINQRQIDVTLQEVVPKEGLDLLDGTVGIVTPYRNQAQALSTALTGSNVLAATVDKFQGRERETIIINTVDNKISDFASNPNRLNVAISRARRKLIVVTNGNESSTHTGIDELIDYIKYNNYEVVSSEIRSIFDNLYSSHYKRKVKKARKGSSLAEDWMLELISAIYKENNFTNLGTVLEYPLKLLVDTKRLEGREKEYAQNDWTRVDFVIFRKTSKQPLLALEVDGWAFHNANNEAAKTQRERDAIKNKLLNEANIPLIRFKTIGSNEKIILTAKLEELLDGR; encoded by the coding sequence ATGCTGAATAAAAATGCAATTTATATTCTTAAAGGAAAAGATTGCACGAATAAAATTCGTTCAATCCACCGGCTGACGAATGGAATGTATGAAGTTTGCTTCCTAACAAACAGCAGAAAATTCACATATTCGCCCGCAAATGTTCAAATTCGGCAAAAGAAACAATCTGTTAATACACAAGATTGTCTTGTGCTAATTGCTGGCAAAGTGCAAAGTGGTGTAAGACAAATTGATGATTATGACGATTATTCCAAATTATTATACAAGACTGGTTTTGAAAAATTGGTTAAAAAACATTTATTAAAATTGGTACATTCTTGCCTTAGCAATACCGGCGCCAAAACCAAATTTGATTATTTCAAGTCCATTGCCCGCGCAATCAGTTTAGACACCGAAGAAGGCAAAAATATTCTTGGGTCATATTATGAGAGAATTAGCTTTATTCGCGAAGATACACTGCTGGCGAATTTTCTTATTGGCGAGATACCAGATAATGAATATCGTAATGAGCGTCAAAACATCTTTCCGTTTGGATTTAATGAATCGCAAAAACTTGCGACAGAAAACGCAATGAACCATCGGCTGAGCGTTATTGAGGGTCCGCCCGGCACCGGTAAAACACAAACTATTCTAAATTTGATTGCTAACATCATCAAAAACGAGAAGACAGTCGCCGTCGTGTCGAGCAACAACTCTGCAACAGACAACATATATGAGAAACTGCAAACCCAGGGTGTCGATTGCCTTGCCGCACGACTTGGAAGTATGAAAAACAAGCAAGCGTTTGTGCATGGCCAGTGCGTGCCGCCGGAAGAAAAGTTGCGTTCCTGGAAACTGGAATATTGCAATATGCAAAAAATAGACGATGAGTTAAACAGATTGGCGCACGAAATAGATGCTGTCTTGGCGAAAAAAAACCAGCTGGCGCTTTTACAAACAGAACTCGATTCTATTCTTACTGAGTCAAAGCATTTTCTAATCTATTGCAAAGATAATTATCTCAATATGAAAATTCCGACTTTTAGAAAGCCAGCTGGCCCGGGCAAATTGCTTGATTTGTGGTATAAGGCTGGAAAGAAAAAGAGCGCCTTGTCGTTGTTTGACAAAATAGGGGCATATTTCTTTTGTGGCATTAAAATAAATAGTTTTTATAAACAAAATCTATCAACTATAATTGCGGCGCTGCAAAAATCGTACTACAAGGCGAAGATTGACGAATTGGAACAGACGATTGAAAACCTTGAAAATGGTCTTTTAAGTAATAATGTAGACGAGAAAATAAGTCGCCACGCTGATTTATCTATGAAAATTTTTCGAGCGTATATTGCTAAAAAATACTTAGAAAAACCCAGAAAATCTAATTACGCGCTGGACGACTTATGGAAAAATTCGGAGAAATTCATAGAAGATTATCCGGTAGTGTTAAGTACAACATATTCATTACGTAGCAATTTATCAAATAATTATGTATATGATTATGCGATTGTGGACGAGGCGTCACAAGTTGATTTAGCAACTTTTGTGCTTGTGTTGTCCTGTGCGAAAAACGCCGTTGTTGTCGGCGATAAAAAACAACTGCCAAATGTTCTAGATGCTGAGGCTAAATTAAAAGATCGCAAAATTTTTTCACAATTTAACCTTTCGGAAAAATACATGTTTTCTAAACATAGCGCGCTGTCTGCTATTACAGATTTATTCGGCGATCAAATTCCAAGCCAATTACTACGTGAACATTATCGCTGCCACCCGAAGATTATTGGTTTTTGCAATAAAATGTTTTATGACAACCAGCTGATTATCTTGACGCCAGAAATTAAGGATACGCAGCCCCCACTGAAAATTTACACAACAGTAAAAGGAAATCATGCGCGGGAAAATCATATCAATCAAAGACAAATCGATGTTACTTTGCAGGAAGTTGTGCCGAAAGAAGGATTGGATCTGCTTGACGGAACCGTGGGGATCGTTACACCATATAGAAATCAAGCGCAGGCATTAAGCACCGCGTTAACCGGGAGTAATGTGCTTGCCGCAACAGTCGATAAATTCCAGGGTCGTGAAAGAGAAACCATTATAATAAACACGGTGGATAACAAAATTAGCGATTTTGCCAGCAATCCGAATCGATTAAATGTAGCCATTTCTCGCGCCAGGCGGAAACTTATTGTAGTCACAAATGGAAATGAAAGCTCTACGCATACCGGTATTGACGAACTAATTGATTATATTAAATATAATAATTATGAAGTAGTAAGCAGTGAGATAAGATCTATCTTTGACAACCTGTATTCAAGCCATTACAAGCGTAAGGTCAAAAAGGCGCGCAAAGGTTCATCGCTGGCCGAAGATTGGATGTTAGAATTAATAAGCGCAATTTATAAAGAAAATAATTTTACCAATCTCGGCACAGTGTTGGAATATCCGTTGAAGTTGCTCGTTGATACAAAACGGCTAGAGGGTCGTGAAAAAGAGTATGCGCAGAACGATTGGACCAGAGTAGATTTTGTAATTTTTCGCAAAACATCCAAACAGCCGCTGCTTGCGCTAGAAGTTGATGGGTGGGCTTTTCATAATGCCAACAACGAAGCCGCCAAGACTCAGCGCGAGCGTGACGCTATAAAAAATAAATTATTGAACGAAGCAAATATTCCGTTGATTAGATTTAAAACAATCGGCAGCAATGAAAAAATAATTTTAACAGCTAAGCTAGAAGAATTACTTGATGGCAGATGA
- the thiS gene encoding sulfur carrier protein ThiS, which translates to MNIIINGAAEKIEQDNLTVAELLTARKVEAPDMVSVQLNGEFVQRADLARARLKENDAVDFLYFMGGGADDERLCH; encoded by the coding sequence ATGAATATTATTATCAACGGCGCGGCGGAAAAAATAGAGCAGGATAATTTAACTGTGGCGGAACTTTTGACCGCCCGGAAAGTCGAAGCTCCCGATATGGTCTCCGTGCAGCTCAACGGCGAATTTGTCCAGCGCGCGGATCTGGCGCGGGCGCGGCTAAAAGAAAACGACGCGGTGGATTTTCTTTACTTTATGGGCGGCGGAGCGGACGATGAGCGGCTTTGCCACTAA